From the genome of Culicoidibacter larvae, one region includes:
- a CDS encoding polysaccharide biosynthesis C-terminal domain-containing protein produces MRFKKTLLNYVGTLLPSLLVMVLSFVRTSVFASELGLGAGGVDALFGTVSGFIHLAEAGLGTAVITTLYRLVAANDHTKINQIMTGARYQMRRVGVLILFMGIAVGIFAPILVNENPFSFGYTYLIWGIYLLRSLIGYFYYSPGPIVRAHQNDYKMQVINMPIQVITVIVEIILMLNGADLVILTIAGMIVSVIQIALSRWYIKKLYPWFQWTSKDQMDLSTKDKTKDLFVHKLSQLVLTSTDTLMMSVFVSASAAGIFNLGYRKVFDAVTRYLQQILFAADSSLGNLYASETKEKKLQVLNEQMDITFFLGAVVIIPMYLLAQPFIFILIKETFDHLFLTVMIILTYYQVTRVAVGTAIDLHAMFKETKMAAIIEAIVNLVLSLILVQFLGVTGVLIGTLISLVVTNFWFYPYILYKQVFDMKPWRYFMKYFSLFGITVVAALIWQFILMPVFITPWNSLNTLGSWFIGATIITAINGVAFLVLFWFGSQGFRTFIGRFLNLAKEAKNRVKS; encoded by the coding sequence ATGCGCTTTAAAAAGACGTTGTTGAATTATGTTGGGACATTATTGCCAAGCTTGTTAGTTATGGTGCTTTCTTTTGTTCGAACTTCAGTTTTTGCATCCGAACTGGGCTTAGGTGCTGGTGGGGTTGATGCACTTTTTGGAACAGTATCAGGATTTATTCACCTTGCTGAGGCTGGGCTCGGAACAGCAGTTATTACAACATTATATCGACTGGTTGCTGCAAATGATCACACTAAAATTAATCAGATTATGACCGGAGCTAGATATCAAATGCGCCGGGTAGGTGTATTGATATTATTTATGGGTATTGCGGTCGGTATTTTTGCACCCATTCTTGTAAACGAGAATCCGTTTAGTTTTGGCTATACATATTTAATTTGGGGTATTTATTTACTTCGTTCATTGATTGGGTATTTTTATTACTCGCCAGGACCAATTGTTCGGGCACATCAAAATGATTATAAAATGCAAGTGATTAATATGCCTATTCAGGTTATTACAGTTATTGTTGAAATTATTTTAATGTTGAATGGCGCAGATTTAGTTATTCTTACTATTGCCGGGATGATTGTAAGTGTTATTCAGATTGCTTTAAGCAGATGGTATATCAAGAAGTTGTACCCTTGGTTTCAATGGACAAGTAAGGATCAGATGGATTTAAGTACTAAAGATAAAACTAAAGATTTATTTGTTCATAAATTGTCACAGTTGGTTTTAACTAGTACTGACACATTAATGATGTCGGTGTTTGTAAGTGCGTCCGCAGCAGGTATTTTTAATCTGGGTTACCGTAAAGTATTTGACGCGGTAACTAGGTACTTACAACAAATTTTATTTGCAGCAGATAGTTCGTTAGGAAATCTTTATGCCTCAGAAACCAAAGAAAAGAAATTACAGGTCCTTAATGAACAAATGGATATTACTTTTTTCCTTGGTGCTGTGGTAATAATACCTATGTATTTATTGGCACAACCGTTTATTTTTATTCTGATTAAAGAAACTTTTGATCATTTATTTTTAACAGTAATGATTATATTAACATATTATCAAGTAACACGAGTTGCAGTCGGAACAGCAATAGATCTTCATGCTATGTTTAAAGAGACAAAAATGGCTGCCATTATTGAGGCAATAGTAAACTTAGTATTATCATTAATATTGGTGCAATTTTTAGGTGTTACCGGAGTTTTGATTGGTACATTAATTTCATTAGTGGTGACTAATTTTTGGTTTTATCCATATATTCTTTATAAGCAAGTCTTTGATATGAAGCCTTGGCGCTATTTTATGAAATATTTTAGTTTGTTTGGCATTACTGTTGTAGCTGCACTTATTTGGCAGTTCATATTAATGCCGGTCTTTATTACACCGTGGAATAGTTTGAATACATTGGGTAGTTGGTTTATAGGTGCTACAATAATTACCGCAATAAACGGAGTTGCCTTTTTAGTCCTATTCTGGTTTGGTTCACAAGGCTTCCGAACATTTATCGGTCGCTTTTTAAACCTTGCTAAGGAGGCAAAAAATCGTGTCAAAAGTTAG
- a CDS encoding glycosyltransferase family 2 protein: MSKVSVIVPVYNVENFLEKCLNSLVEQSFDDYEIICVNDGSTDNSANILDSYIEKYPSKVQVINQENAGLSSARNTGIRNSNSDWYMFVDSDDWVAPDFIEKLYLSVIDNNVKLAKCNIIFVEENKEFAFYNLNTGMYSTKFLLSNLQPSVWNGIYHKSLFNDVVFPQGLLYEDLAVFPLVSAQQDDFFYLDSGLYFYNRTNVNSIMNTVSPRVFQMVDSFNWLIANAKVQGIYTLFHDEIEFLAVRHIFIYHLDVIRGNFNKVEIRNQLARIAEVFATEFPNAVDNKYVRELLPRKVQRWALKRLVPSDGKSIIWYWRYLKIHG; this comes from the coding sequence GTGTCAAAAGTTAGTGTAATTGTTCCGGTTTATAATGTTGAGAACTTTCTCGAAAAATGTTTGAATTCACTTGTTGAACAGAGTTTTGATGATTATGAGATAATTTGTGTAAATGATGGTTCAACAGATAACTCAGCAAATATTTTAGATTCTTATATAGAGAAATATCCAAGTAAAGTACAGGTTATTAATCAAGAAAATGCTGGACTTTCATCTGCCAGAAATACTGGAATAAGAAATAGTAATTCAGATTGGTATATGTTTGTAGATAGTGATGACTGGGTTGCACCAGATTTTATTGAAAAGCTCTATCTATCTGTCATAGATAATAATGTTAAACTAGCAAAATGTAATATTATTTTCGTTGAAGAAAACAAAGAATTTGCTTTTTATAATTTGAATACAGGTATGTATTCCACAAAGTTTTTATTATCGAACTTACAACCATCGGTTTGGAATGGAATATATCATAAATCACTTTTCAATGATGTTGTTTTCCCTCAAGGACTACTATATGAAGATCTTGCAGTTTTTCCTTTAGTTTCAGCACAACAGGATGATTTTTTCTATCTGGACTCAGGGTTATATTTTTATAATAGAACTAATGTAAACTCAATTATGAATACAGTAAGTCCAAGAGTGTTTCAAATGGTAGATTCGTTTAATTGGCTAATAGCAAATGCTAAAGTCCAAGGGATATACACACTATTTCATGATGAAATTGAGTTTTTGGCGGTGAGACATATATTCATTTATCATCTTGATGTAATAAGAGGTAATTTTAATAAAGTGGAAATACGAAATCAGTTAGCACGTATTGCAGAAGTGTTTGCTACGGAATTTCCGAATGCTGTAGATAATAAATATGTACGAGAATTATTACCGCGAAAGGTACAGAGATGGGCACTCAAAAGGTTAGTGCCTTCAGATGGAAAATCAATTATTTGGTATTGGCGATACTTAAAGATTCATGGTTAA